Within Desulfobacterales bacterium, the genomic segment CCATTTTTTCAGCGGCATGGATTGTACGTTGTGGCGGGGGGCGTAAAAGGCAAGGTCCTTTTCGTGGCGTTGGGCCACATGCCAACCACCGGCGATCACGATAACGAGCAGGGCCGCAAGCCCCAGTAAACGCCGGGGAACGGTTTCAGCAGGCCCCTTCAGGTAGGCGATTCCAAGCAGGGCAATCCAGCTTGTGCCGATCAGAAAGCCGCCCAGGACATCGGAGAGCCAGTGGGCGCCCAGGTAAAGGCGGGAGATCGCGATAATAAAGGAAAGCACAAAGACGGTGACGAAAAATCCCCAGCGCAGTCTGCTGAAAAGCCCCCGGGAAATCAAAATAGCGAGAAAGCCATAAATAATAACACTCATGGTTGTATGGCCGCTGGGAAATCCATAGGCCGAGGCCCCATGGTAAAGGGCCACGGGCCGCGGCAAATGGATCAGCCATTTCAGCAATTGAACGCCCAGTGAACCGCCGAGTATGGTCAAGACCCAGAAGCCGGCGGTGCGGTGGCAACGTTTGACAAGGAGAACGAGCAACACCGCGCCGGACAGGCAAATGTTGACAAAAGAATCGCCTAGTTCCGTGACCGCCACCAGTATATGATCCGCCCAGGGGGTTCGCAGAGATTGAAAAAAATGGTAAACCGCCTGATCCGCGATCACCAGCGGGTCCCTGGCCAGGACATCCTGCAAAACGCCCAGGAATCCCCACCCTGCGACAAAAAGCATCAGGAGCAGAAACCCGAGAAACAACTCCTCTCCCTGCTGACGGAGGAACAGATAAGAGAGGAGCCGTTTTACGGGAAGCGCCACTCCATGGACGGGCCTGTCCGCGGCAACCCAGTCCTTGAGCGCGGCCAGTTGGATCGGCCCTTGATGTCCGGCCAGTAATACCAGCTTACGGCTGAGCCAGATAAAGCCCCAGATGGCGGCGAGGAGAATGAAAATGAGCACGGCCAGGCGGGTGCTGACCGCGCCGGCCACTGCCAGCGAGGTCCCGAAAAAGACCCCCGGCAGTATATAGACAAGGGCCCAGCCGATGGCCGATAACACGTTGACAACGCCGAAATGGAGCGGAGCCATGCCCAGCATTCCAGCCACAACCGGGATTAGCGGCCGTACCGGGCCGACAAAACGGCCGAACAGGATGCTTTTGCCGCCATGTTGATGGAAAAAGGCCTCTCCCTTTTGCAGCATGCCGGGATAGCGGGAAAAAGGCCATATCCGCCGCAACTCTTCCTGAAAGTGGTGGCCCAGCCAGTAGCTGATGCCGTCTCCGGCAATGGCCCCGGCCACGGCCAGCAACAGGACGGGCTTCAGCCCCAGGCTGCCCGTGGCCACAATCGCGCCGACGCCGAACATTATAACCGTGCCGGGAACAATCAAGCCGACCAGGGCCAGGGATTCGGCAAGGGAGATCAGGAAAATCGCCCCGTAGGCCAGTGTAGGGTGAAGGGTGATAAAAACCAGTAATGCCTTTAGATAAAGCATAGGGGGGTACCGTCTCCTCGT encodes:
- a CDS encoding VTT domain-containing protein yields the protein TRRRYPPMLYLKALLVFITLHPTLAYGAIFLISLAESLALVGLIVPGTVIMFGVGAIVATGSLGLKPVLLLAVAGAIAGDGISYWLGHHFQEELRRIWPFSRYPGMLQKGEAFFHQHGGKSILFGRFVGPVRPLIPVVAGMLGMAPLHFGVVNVLSAIGWALVYILPGVFFGTSLAVAGAVSTRLAVLIFILLAAIWGFIWLSRKLVLLAGHQGPIQLAALKDWVAADRPVHGVALPVKRLLSYLFLRQQGEELFLGFLLLMLFVAGWGFLGVLQDVLARDPLVIADQAVYHFFQSLRTPWADHILVAVTELGDSFVNICLSGAVLLVLLVKRCHRTAGFWVLTILGGSLGVQLLKWLIHLPRPVALYHGASAYGFPSGHTTMSVIIYGFLAILISRGLFSRLRWGFFVTVFVLSFIIAISRLYLGAHWLSDVLGGFLIGTSWIALLGIAYLKGPAETVPRRLLGLAALLVIVIAGGWHVAQRHEKDLAFYAPRHNVQSMPLKKWLADGWRELPAWRIDLAGEREQPLTIQLAGSTEDMAKDLLLKDWRRPLLLNLKNFLGMFSPDTPIEELPVLPRLHDGRVDILRLVRQVNGQRWVLRLWPADVKIAGNNIPLFVGTTEVQHRRHLTGLITEARDTGEYDRPLGALEQEFDNRFAVKMVSRTSNEIQVNHEQRRLRWQGGVLLAWENIVGR